One segment of Ancylothrix sp. D3o DNA contains the following:
- a CDS encoding proton extrusion protein PcxA — protein sequence MTTPNLRNIKNYFRAAGQWISETPERSLDEAYEAALAIKAIENEHFNGNKISPEFGNYTESVMAYFQGELNKYLNQARLKLSAFNMSRSLLGIPSIAASKTPNNGNVPNGYHVDRQDKAAIILEKLNFIDEVLAKYVEPAPLTTTPPPAVAAPLTTISSNGFTTTVPATNLNSPRTQAYGSTRDINPQKRIESISDKTSFLPRSILRTIDRLKRELDPKAEEEVVKNFRSSKIKTVISMKFILLVILIPLLTHQITKTFFVGPIIDHLREGKQVEIFLNKDMEEEAFAEIKRFEEKLDFQVLLGTLPQLSPEQKEERLKEKVDEIAEQFRYESASAIKNVFSDLLAGVAVIILFLNSRREIEILKSFIDDIVYGLSDSAKAFIIILFTDVFVGFHSPHGWEVILEGVSRHLGLPENRQFIFLFIATFPVILDTVFKYWIFRYLNRISPSAVATYRNMNE from the coding sequence ATGACAACACCTAATTTGCGAAATATCAAAAACTACTTCCGCGCCGCCGGACAGTGGATTTCTGAGACGCCTGAAAGAAGTCTTGATGAAGCTTACGAGGCAGCTTTGGCAATTAAAGCTATAGAAAATGAACATTTTAACGGCAACAAAATTTCGCCGGAGTTTGGCAATTACACCGAAAGTGTAATGGCTTATTTTCAGGGAGAACTGAATAAATATTTGAATCAAGCGCGGCTAAAATTATCGGCTTTTAATATGAGCCGATCACTGTTAGGCATACCTTCTATAGCCGCCTCAAAAACCCCAAATAACGGAAACGTCCCTAATGGGTATCATGTAGACCGGCAAGATAAAGCAGCGATTATTTTAGAAAAACTCAATTTTATTGATGAAGTATTGGCGAAATATGTGGAACCGGCACCTCTGACAACCACCCCACCTCCCGCCGTCGCCGCACCCCTAACAACCATCTCCAGCAATGGTTTTACTACCACTGTACCAGCCACAAATTTAAACAGTCCCAGAACCCAAGCTTACGGCTCAACTCGTGATATTAACCCCCAAAAAAGAATCGAAAGCATATCCGATAAAACCAGCTTTCTCCCCCGCTCAATTTTGCGAACCATAGACCGACTCAAGCGAGAATTAGACCCCAAAGCGGAAGAAGAAGTCGTGAAAAACTTCCGCAGTTCCAAGATAAAAACTGTCATTTCAATGAAGTTTATCTTGTTGGTGATTTTAATTCCGCTCCTTACCCACCAAATTACAAAAACCTTCTTTGTAGGGCCAATTATTGACCATTTGCGGGAAGGCAAGCAAGTAGAAATTTTCTTGAATAAAGATATGGAGGAAGAAGCTTTTGCCGAAATTAAGCGCTTTGAAGAAAAGCTAGACTTTCAAGTTCTTCTAGGTACACTTCCGCAACTTTCCCCCGAACAAAAAGAAGAAAGACTTAAAGAAAAAGTTGATGAAATTGCCGAACAATTTCGTTACGAAAGCGCCAGTGCCATTAAAAATGTTTTCTCCGATCTGCTGGCCGGTGTAGCCGTGATTATATTGTTTTTAAACAGCCGGCGCGAAATCGAAATACTCAAATCTTTTATCGATGATATTGTTTATGGACTCAGCGACAGCGCCAAAGCATTTATCATCATTTTATTTACCGATGTTTTTGTTGGCTTCCACTCTCCGCACGGTTGGGAAGTCATTTTAGAAGGCGTTTCTCGTCATCTAGGATTGCCCGAAAACCGGCAATTCATCTTCTTATTTATTGCTACCTTCCCCGTGATTTTGGATACCGTCTTTAAGTATTGGATTTTCCGTTACTTAAACCGTATTTCCCCCTCTGCTGTCGCAACTTATCGCAATATGAACGAGTAA
- a CDS encoding acireductone dioxygenase, with product MAILQLENGTIQTEIEKISAELAPLNIRLNSWPVSNTPESQNLLAQPALNEEEKEQLLQTLDHYFQQLKNTENYQSRDLIVIHPDTPNLDTMLSKFDKCHTHADDEVRYIIDGEGVFGFVRPDGSQVELTVQAEEYINVPAGTEHWFYLTSTKRIKAVRYFIGTEGWTPEYTGTPINIRRLATV from the coding sequence ATGGCAATTCTTCAACTTGAAAACGGCACAATCCAGACAGAAATTGAAAAAATTTCCGCCGAATTAGCCCCCTTAAACATCCGCTTAAATAGCTGGCCGGTGAGCAACACCCCAGAAAGCCAAAACCTCCTCGCACAGCCCGCCCTAAACGAAGAAGAAAAAGAGCAACTTTTGCAAACCCTAGACCATTACTTTCAACAACTCAAAAACACAGAAAACTATCAATCCCGCGATTTAATTGTCATCCATCCAGACACGCCCAACCTCGACACAATGCTCTCAAAATTTGACAAATGCCACACCCACGCCGATGACGAAGTACGCTATATAATCGACGGCGAAGGAGTCTTTGGTTTTGTCCGCCCCGATGGTTCTCAAGTAGAATTAACAGTCCAAGCAGAAGAATACATAAACGTCCCCGCCGGCACCGAACATTGGTTTTATCTAACATCAACCAAACGAATAAAAGCTGTGCGATATTTTATAGGCACAGAAGGATGGACACCCGAATACACCGGCACCCCCATTAATATCCGCAGATTAGCCACCGTTTAA
- the hpsU gene encoding hormogonium polysaccharide biosynthesis acetyltransferase HpsU has protein sequence MSDFKLSEEMPLQDGEAWVDLRRYDQSWFDRGRPGWYIFLWWLVQAIVFPLSPQPFHFLRRGLLRFFGAKVGVGVIIRPTARFTYPWKVEIGDYSWIGDDVVFYSLDKIKIGRHCVISQKCYLCTGNHDFKDRAFGLMTGEIVVGNGVWVAADCFVAAGVNIGANSMIGARSSVFKSMPAGMVCSGNPCQVRYQRVMQDRV, from the coding sequence ATGAGCGATTTTAAATTAAGTGAAGAAATGCCTTTGCAGGATGGGGAGGCTTGGGTTGATTTACGACGTTATGATCAGTCTTGGTTTGATCGGGGCCGGCCTGGGTGGTATATTTTTTTGTGGTGGTTGGTGCAGGCAATTGTGTTTCCGCTTAGTCCGCAACCTTTTCATTTTTTACGGCGGGGTTTGTTGCGGTTTTTTGGTGCGAAAGTTGGGGTGGGGGTGATAATTCGTCCGACGGCTCGTTTTACTTATCCTTGGAAGGTGGAAATAGGGGATTATAGTTGGATTGGTGATGATGTGGTTTTTTATAGTTTGGATAAAATTAAAATAGGCCGGCATTGTGTGATTTCTCAAAAGTGTTATTTGTGTACGGGAAATCACGATTTTAAAGATCGGGCTTTTGGTTTGATGACGGGGGAAATTGTTGTGGGTAATGGGGTTTGGGTGGCGGCTGATTGTTTTGTGGCGGCGGGGGTGAATATTGGGGCTAATTCGATGATTGGGGCAAGAAGTAGTGTTTTTAAAAGTATGCCGGCGGGGATGGTTTGTTCGGGGAATCCTTGTCAGGTTCGCTATCAACGGGTGATGCAAGATAGGGTTTAA
- the cobU gene encoding bifunctional adenosylcobinamide kinase/adenosylcobinamide-phosphate guanylyltransferase, with translation MKNQLSLVTGPARSGKSEWAEYLAQNSAKSVIYLATSTLDASDGEWISRIDLHRQRRPANWTTVEVPVELSAALRLNAGPENCLLVDSLGTWVANLLELDNASWESTLSDLILSAGQLAGEIIFVAEETGWGVVPAYPAGRLFRDRLGTLSRRLGTIADAVYLVTGGHVLNLSLLGHKLPGSK, from the coding sequence GTGAAAAACCAACTCAGCCTTGTAACCGGCCCCGCACGCTCTGGCAAAAGTGAATGGGCCGAATATCTCGCCCAAAATTCCGCCAAGTCAGTCATCTACCTAGCCACCTCTACCCTTGACGCCTCCGATGGCGAATGGATCTCTCGCATTGATCTCCACCGCCAGCGACGACCGGCCAATTGGACAACTGTAGAAGTGCCGGTGGAACTGTCAGCCGCACTCCGCCTCAATGCCGGCCCCGAAAATTGTCTACTCGTGGACTCGCTTGGCACCTGGGTAGCTAATCTTTTAGAACTTGACAATGCCTCCTGGGAGTCTACCCTCAGCGATTTAATTTTAAGTGCCGGTCAACTAGCGGGGGAAATTATTTTTGTAGCTGAAGAAACCGGCTGGGGAGTGGTGCCGGCCTACCCTGCTGGCCGGTTATTCCGTGACCGCTTGGGAACCCTCTCTCGTCGCTTAGGAACCATCGCTGATGCGGTTTATCTTGTTACTGGTGGTCATGTTTTAAACTTGAGTTTATTGGGGCATAAATTGCCGGGGAGCAAATGA
- a CDS encoding HEPN domain-containing protein, with the protein MTDEQLQLLLKARQSLMAATFLLDSNFSDYAASRAYYTMFYIAEAFLAGEEMSFSSHAAVISAFGREFARTGRVPVEFHRYLISAQQIRTAGDYGGLNAVTMEQASEIITHAQEFLQVAENLIGMLPPP; encoded by the coding sequence ATGACGGATGAGCAATTGCAATTACTATTAAAAGCACGTCAAAGCTTGATGGCGGCAACATTTTTGCTGGATAGTAACTTTTCCGATTATGCAGCATCTCGCGCTTATTACACGATGTTTTATATTGCGGAGGCGTTTTTGGCAGGGGAGGAAATGTCATTTTCTAGTCATGCGGCTGTTATTTCAGCTTTTGGTCGAGAATTTGCCCGCACCGGCAGAGTTCCTGTTGAGTTTCACAGATATTTGATTAGCGCACAACAGATAAGAACTGCCGGAGATTATGGGGGGTTAAATGCGGTGACAATGGAGCAAGCAAGTGAGATAATTACGCACGCTCAAGAATTTTTACAAGTGGCTGAAAATTTAATTGGAATGTTACCACCTCCCTAA
- the mtnB gene encoding methylthioribulose 1-phosphate dehydratase: MNFDPRQQLIEAAGLFYAKNWMSGTAGNLSARLNDNSFWITASGKNKGELTQQDFIRLALDGTILEKPTTDIKPSAETSIHQAIYNLIPEAKACYHVHSIEANLVSRFTEKNTLTLPPIEMLKGLGIWEENPHIEMPLFDNYFHVPDIAAEITQTFASTPPKIPVLLIRNHGVTVWANSTTTARNYIEIIEYIFRYMISARQLNLA, from the coding sequence ATGAATTTTGATCCACGCCAACAACTCATCGAAGCCGCCGGCCTATTTTATGCAAAAAATTGGATGAGCGGAACCGCCGGCAACCTCTCCGCACGCCTCAACGATAACAGCTTTTGGATCACCGCCAGCGGCAAAAACAAAGGCGAATTAACCCAACAAGATTTTATCCGCCTCGCCCTTGATGGAACCATCCTAGAAAAACCTACAACCGACATTAAACCCTCAGCAGAAACCAGCATCCACCAAGCAATATATAACTTAATTCCAGAGGCCAAAGCTTGTTATCATGTTCACTCCATCGAAGCCAATTTAGTCTCACGTTTCACAGAAAAAAACACCCTAACCTTACCTCCCATAGAAATGCTCAAAGGCTTAGGAATTTGGGAAGAAAACCCCCACATAGAAATGCCCCTCTTTGACAATTATTTTCACGTCCCCGACATCGCCGCAGAAATCACACAAACCTTTGCATCAACCCCCCCAAAAATACCCGTCCTACTCATCCGTAATCATGGCGTTACAGTATGGGCAAATTCCACCACAACCGCCCGGAATTATATCGAAATCATCGAATATATTTTCCGTTACATGATCAGCGCCCGTCAACTCAACTTAGCCTAA
- a CDS encoding GNAT family N-acetyltransferase produces MLQIKPLEKIPSKEFTEALKIYTQAFPPNEIIPTEILAKELQNKPERIWIAEFNNQIIGMALIYPFKTSNLTLLGYLATDPNFRSQGIGTQLLKSLTTHYPHLLLEVEHPNYGTNQQQRQRRINYYRRCGAKQLKNVQYILPALSGETPTEMLFFILPPPPEKTLTGTLIKSLIKELYIDLYNQPENHPLLTQLLNQNLPETIELI; encoded by the coding sequence ATGCTCCAAATTAAACCCCTAGAAAAAATACCCTCAAAAGAATTCACCGAAGCCCTAAAAATTTACACTCAAGCTTTCCCCCCCAACGAAATAATCCCAACCGAAATACTAGCAAAAGAACTGCAAAACAAACCAGAAAGAATATGGATAGCAGAATTTAACAACCAAATCATCGGAATGGCATTAATTTATCCCTTCAAAACTTCTAACCTTACCCTTTTAGGATACTTAGCCACCGATCCAAACTTTCGCTCCCAAGGAATCGGTACCCAACTCTTAAAAAGCTTAACCACCCACTATCCCCATCTTCTCCTAGAAGTTGAACATCCCAACTATGGCACCAACCAACAACAACGCCAACGCCGTATTAACTATTACCGCCGGTGTGGAGCAAAACAACTAAAAAACGTTCAATACATCCTCCCCGCACTCTCAGGAGAAACCCCCACAGAAATGCTTTTTTTCATCCTCCCCCCACCCCCCGAAAAAACCCTCACCGGCACCCTCATCAAATCCCTGATCAAAGAACTTTATATCGACCTCTATAACCAACCAGAAAATCACCCCTTACTCACCCAACTGCTCAATCAAAACCTCCCCGAAACCATCGAACTCATTTAA
- a CDS encoding HAD-IB family phosphatase, whose product MKNPNKIIFCDFDGTITAEETFVAMLKHFTPELSAKLMPEMYELRLTLRQGVRQLLESIPSKKYPEILEYSSTKKIRTGFIELLDYLDSQNIPFIVVSGGLRGMVETVLGPLKNRVQAIYAVDVDTSSEYLQVKSPFEAGNELVSKVSVMEKHPTEQTIAIGDSVTDLNMAMEASLVFARDRLIHYLNDREKPYIPWDNFLDIRNYLNNNP is encoded by the coding sequence ATGAAAAACCCAAATAAAATCATATTCTGTGATTTTGACGGCACAATAACTGCCGAAGAAACCTTCGTAGCAATGTTAAAACATTTCACCCCCGAACTCTCAGCCAAACTCATGCCAGAAATGTATGAACTCCGCCTCACCTTACGCCAAGGAGTCAGACAACTACTGGAATCAATCCCCTCAAAAAAATACCCCGAAATCTTAGAATATAGCAGCACAAAAAAAATCCGAACCGGCTTTATAGAACTGCTCGATTATCTTGACAGCCAAAACATCCCCTTCATCGTCGTATCTGGAGGCTTGCGAGGCATGGTAGAAACCGTTCTTGGGCCCCTCAAAAATCGCGTCCAAGCCATCTACGCCGTTGATGTTGATACTAGCAGCGAATACCTGCAAGTCAAATCGCCCTTTGAAGCCGGCAACGAATTAGTTTCAAAAGTCTCAGTCATGGAAAAACACCCCACAGAACAAACCATCGCCATCGGAGATTCCGTCACCGACTTAAACATGGCAATGGAAGCATCATTAGTATTTGCCCGCGACCGGCTCATTCACTATTTAAACGACCGCGAAAAACCCTACATTCCCTGGGATAACTTTCTTGATATTCGCAATTACCTCAACAACAACCCTTAA
- a CDS encoding glycosyltransferase family 2 protein → MIANVSKIPVSVLIPAKDEELNLPACLSSLVRADEVFLVDSQSKDRTCEIAEEFGAKVVQFYFNGRWPKKKNWSLENLPFRNEWVLIVDCDERIPPELWDEIELAIQNKNYQGFYLNRQVYFLGTWIRHGGKYPDWNLRLFQHKLGRYENLNTEEIPNTGDNEVHEHVILEGLAGYLKQDMIHEDYRDIYHWIERHNRYSNWDAKVYYNLLAVKDNSGTIGANFFGNAVQRKRFLKTVWVRLPCKPLLRFIMFYFIQFGFLDGKAGYIYGRLLSQYEYQIGVKLYELRRFGGKLNKSSKSAIPNESER, encoded by the coding sequence ATGATCGCAAATGTGTCTAAAATTCCGGTGTCTGTTCTCATTCCTGCTAAAGACGAGGAGCTAAATTTACCGGCTTGTTTGAGCAGTTTGGTGAGGGCTGATGAGGTGTTCTTGGTTGATTCTCAAAGTAAGGATCGTACTTGTGAAATTGCCGAAGAATTTGGGGCAAAGGTGGTTCAATTTTATTTTAATGGTCGCTGGCCAAAAAAGAAGAATTGGTCTTTGGAAAATTTGCCTTTTCGCAATGAGTGGGTGTTGATTGTTGATTGCGATGAGCGGATTCCTCCTGAACTTTGGGATGAGATTGAGTTGGCGATCCAAAATAAGAATTATCAGGGTTTTTATTTGAATCGTCAGGTTTATTTTTTGGGTACTTGGATTCGGCACGGTGGGAAATATCCTGATTGGAATTTACGTTTGTTTCAGCATAAATTGGGTCGCTATGAAAATTTAAATACGGAGGAAATTCCGAATACGGGGGATAATGAGGTTCACGAACACGTTATTTTAGAAGGGCTGGCCGGTTATCTAAAGCAGGATATGATCCACGAAGATTATAGGGATATTTATCATTGGATTGAGCGCCATAATCGTTATTCTAATTGGGATGCGAAGGTTTATTACAATTTGCTGGCTGTTAAGGATAATTCGGGGACAATTGGGGCTAATTTTTTTGGCAATGCTGTTCAGCGTAAGCGGTTTTTGAAGACGGTGTGGGTGCGGCTTCCTTGTAAGCCTTTGCTCAGGTTTATTATGTTTTATTTTATTCAGTTTGGTTTTTTGGATGGCAAAGCGGGTTATATTTATGGCCGGTTGTTGAGTCAGTATGAGTATCAAATTGGGGTGAAACTTTATGAGTTGCGCCGGTTTGGGGGAAAGTTGAATAAGAGTTCTAAAAGTGCTATACCCAATGAGTCGGAGCGGTGA
- a CDS encoding RuBisCO large subunit C-terminal-like domain-containing protein: MFLEVDYQFTPEIDPNRQAKIIAIGQTAGTWDTSFSHRETTLKSHLAEVGNIRTEATGHHIATIHFPLANIENDIPSLLTMIFGKYSMAGPAKVIAVRLPENYGKKPKLGITGIRQHLKIYDRPLIMAIFKPALGLTAEDHAAILKEVAFAGLDIIKDDEIMGDIETAPTLQRLKACRQILDQLKQQTGRTVLYATNVTGPNPLDMAKRLVQEGANALLFNALTYGFSALEQLTSDPEINVPIFAHPALAGALCAAPDHGFAYSVILGTFMAHSGTDAVLYPAHYGNLPFQATEEQKIRDFLRQKNVFPVPSAGIHPGIVPKVLADYGNDVILNAGTGIMDHPDNPASGVQAFFEALEKTTPNQPFDLETLPAGPLRRAVEKWGNQ, translated from the coding sequence ATGTTCCTAGAAGTAGACTATCAATTTACCCCAGAAATAGACCCAAACCGGCAAGCAAAAATCATCGCCATTGGTCAAACCGCCGGCACCTGGGATACCAGTTTTTCCCACCGCGAAACCACCTTAAAATCCCACCTTGCCGAAGTCGGAAATATCCGCACAGAAGCCACAGGCCACCACATCGCCACCATCCATTTTCCCCTCGCAAATATAGAAAACGACATCCCAAGTTTATTAACCATGATCTTTGGGAAATACTCAATGGCAGGGCCGGCAAAAGTTATTGCAGTAAGACTCCCAGAAAACTATGGCAAAAAACCCAAACTTGGCATCACCGGCATCCGCCAACATCTAAAAATTTATGATCGTCCCCTGATCATGGCAATCTTTAAACCCGCCTTGGGACTAACCGCCGAAGATCACGCCGCCATATTAAAAGAAGTCGCCTTTGCCGGTTTAGATATCATCAAAGACGACGAAATAATGGGCGACATAGAAACTGCCCCAACCCTGCAAAGATTAAAAGCCTGCCGGCAAATTTTAGACCAACTAAAACAACAAACCGGACGCACAGTTTTATACGCCACAAACGTCACCGGCCCAAACCCCTTAGACATGGCAAAACGCCTCGTTCAAGAAGGAGCAAATGCCCTACTTTTCAATGCCTTAACCTATGGCTTTTCTGCCCTCGAACAACTCACCAGCGACCCCGAAATAAACGTCCCCATTTTTGCCCATCCAGCCCTTGCCGGTGCCCTTTGCGCCGCCCCCGATCATGGCTTTGCTTACTCAGTCATATTAGGCACATTCATGGCTCATAGCGGCACCGACGCCGTACTCTATCCTGCCCATTATGGCAACCTACCTTTTCAAGCAACAGAAGAACAAAAAATCCGCGATTTCCTACGCCAAAAAAACGTCTTTCCCGTCCCCTCCGCCGGCATCCATCCAGGTATAGTACCCAAAGTTTTAGCAGACTATGGAAACGACGTCATATTAAACGCCGGCACCGGCATCATGGATCACCCAGACAACCCCGCCAGCGGCGTTCAAGCCTTCTTTGAAGCCCTCGAAAAAACCACACCAAACCAACCATTCGACCTCGAAACCTTACCCGCCGGCCCCCTGCGTCGCGCCGTCGAAAAATGGGGAAACCAATAA
- a CDS encoding nucleotidyltransferase domain-containing protein encodes MNDKIKVILEELKVRFERLYGDRLVQMVLYGSQARGDAKFGSDIDVLVVLKGPVNIGEEIKITSYISAELSLENDEVISCVFMDENEFSHRLSPLLRNVRKEGIAI; translated from the coding sequence ATGAACGATAAGATTAAAGTTATTTTAGAAGAATTAAAAGTTCGGTTTGAGAGGCTTTATGGAGATCGTTTGGTGCAGATGGTGCTCTATGGTTCTCAGGCGCGGGGGGATGCGAAGTTTGGTTCTGATATTGATGTTTTGGTGGTGCTGAAGGGGCCGGTGAATATTGGGGAAGAAATTAAAATAACCAGTTATATTAGTGCTGAATTATCATTAGAAAATGATGAGGTGATTAGTTGTGTTTTTATGGATGAAAACGAATTTAGCCACCGGCTGAGTCCTTTATTAAGAAATGTTCGGAAAGAGGGAATAGCAATATGA
- a CDS encoding patatin-like phospholipase family protein: MSKFTRILCIDGGGIRGIIPGQILVVLEEKIKRRTGNADAKIADYFDFIAGTSTGGILTCIYLSPDPADPTRPRFSAKNAVDLYLDRGQEIFSTTLSKRIKSGNGVFDEKFDSVNIERVLGEYFHNTKLSQLIKPCLITGYDIQARQARFFTQHDAAKDPEQNFLVREVARATSAAPTFFEVAKITSMTNKTYPLIDGGVFANNPTLCAYAEARTKLQRKPTLEDASTGNPTAKDMVVLSLGTGDVKEAYEYEKVRDWGQLQWVVPLINIIMTGVAETVDFQVRQVFDTTKKPEQYLRINTVIPNKSPLALIDNATPENVKALRQLGNKTASENSEKLDQFIDFLL, from the coding sequence ATGTCCAAGTTTACTCGAATTCTTTGCATAGACGGCGGTGGAATTAGGGGGATTATACCCGGACAAATTTTAGTAGTTTTAGAAGAAAAAATCAAACGACGCACCGGCAACGCCGACGCCAAAATAGCCGATTACTTTGACTTCATAGCCGGCACCAGTACCGGAGGAATATTAACCTGCATTTATTTATCTCCCGATCCTGCCGATCCCACTCGTCCCCGATTTAGCGCTAAAAACGCCGTTGATCTTTACCTAGACAGAGGCCAAGAAATTTTTTCAACAACCCTCAGCAAAAGAATCAAATCAGGAAACGGTGTTTTTGATGAAAAATTCGACTCCGTAAACATAGAAAGAGTCTTAGGAGAGTATTTTCATAACACAAAACTCAGTCAATTAATCAAACCCTGCTTAATTACCGGTTACGACATCCAAGCGCGCCAAGCCCGATTTTTTACCCAACACGACGCCGCCAAAGATCCAGAACAAAACTTTCTTGTCCGAGAAGTAGCCAGAGCAACTTCAGCCGCCCCAACCTTTTTTGAAGTAGCAAAAATTACCTCCATGACAAACAAAACCTATCCCCTCATAGATGGAGGAGTATTTGCCAACAACCCCACCCTTTGCGCCTATGCAGAAGCACGAACAAAACTACAAAGAAAACCTACTTTAGAAGATGCCTCCACCGGCAACCCCACCGCAAAAGATATGGTCGTATTATCCCTGGGAACCGGCGACGTAAAAGAAGCCTACGAATACGAAAAAGTCCGAGATTGGGGCCAACTTCAATGGGTAGTCCCCCTCATAAACATCATAATGACCGGCGTAGCAGAAACCGTAGACTTCCAAGTTAGACAAGTCTTTGATACCACCAAAAAACCCGAACAATACCTCCGAATCAACACAGTTATCCCCAATAAAAGCCCCCTCGCCCTCATCGACAACGCCACCCCAGAAAACGTCAAAGCCCTCCGACAACTGGGCAACAAAACAGCCTCAGAAAACAGCGAAAAACTAGATCAATTCATCGACTTTTTACTTTAA
- a CDS encoding glycosyltransferase family 2 protein produces MPKPQISAIICTYNRSSYLGAAIDSLLCQDFEDFEVLVIDNASSDDTKEVVNQRLGNRRLRYVWEPVVGLSVARNRGAQMAEAEILAYLDDDAVASKNWLGCLYRAFQIYQNVVVAGGKVTLLWPDNLTSPKWLSAGLAENLGAYDLGEKMIYIEQPSLTPRGLNYAIRRSFWQEIGGFDVNLGRVGKNLLSNEELQVTEMALKLAKQVAYLPDAVVGHNVAPERIRRSWFLRRGWWQGISECYREQLAGEAGLGQFGRGGERFVRGLYKSLKYFQDPALCFDNLVYCYGQVGYLSAVVGGFLLGGQKNRQVKQE; encoded by the coding sequence ATGCCAAAACCGCAGATTTCTGCGATTATTTGTACCTACAATCGTAGCAGCTATTTAGGGGCTGCAATTGATAGTTTATTATGCCAAGATTTTGAGGATTTTGAGGTGCTGGTAATAGATAATGCGTCAAGTGATGATACAAAAGAAGTCGTGAATCAAAGACTGGGGAACCGGCGGTTGCGGTATGTTTGGGAGCCGGTGGTGGGGCTTTCGGTGGCCAGAAATAGAGGAGCGCAGATGGCGGAGGCGGAAATTTTAGCTTATTTGGATGATGATGCGGTGGCGAGTAAAAATTGGTTGGGATGCTTATACCGGGCGTTTCAAATTTATCAAAACGTGGTGGTGGCCGGTGGAAAAGTAACGTTATTATGGCCGGATAATTTGACTTCACCGAAGTGGCTTTCGGCGGGTTTAGCGGAAAATTTAGGAGCTTATGATTTGGGAGAAAAAATGATTTATATTGAGCAGCCAAGTCTAACTCCAAGAGGTTTAAATTATGCAATTCGTCGCTCTTTTTGGCAAGAAATTGGGGGTTTTGATGTGAATTTGGGGAGAGTTGGCAAAAACTTATTGTCTAATGAAGAATTGCAAGTTACGGAAATGGCTCTAAAACTTGCAAAGCAGGTGGCTTATTTGCCGGATGCTGTGGTGGGCCATAATGTTGCACCTGAGCGAATTCGGCGTTCTTGGTTTCTGCGTCGGGGTTGGTGGCAGGGAATTAGTGAGTGTTACCGTGAGCAGTTGGCGGGGGAGGCCGGTTTGGGGCAATTTGGACGGGGTGGGGAGCGTTTTGTGCGGGGGCTTTACAAATCTTTGAAATATTTTCAAGATCCGGCTTTATGCTTTGATAATTTAGTTTATTGTTACGGTCAAGTTGGTTATTTGAGCGCTGTGGTGGGGGGTTTTTTGTTGGGAGGCCAAAAAAATAGACAGGTTAAGCAGGAATGA